In Setaria italica strain Yugu1 chromosome IX, Setaria_italica_v2.0, whole genome shotgun sequence, the genomic stretch GGACagcttttcttttaaaaaatatgtaTGTTAATAGTCAACGGTACGAACTGCTAAGGTTGTTATTTGTCTAAagttttcaaaacaaaccaAAGCTAATGCAATCAAATGTTTGGAAGACCTTTTGAACATACCAGCTGCAGATAATTCAACATGCAGCATGTTTATATAGTGGGAGTTGACAAATTAAGCATACTCGGACTAACAAAGTATGAGCATCCAAGTCAGTCTCAACTATCAAAACCTGACCATAGAGGGCAAACAATGTAAAACAAGTTTGCACAGAACTGGTACTTACTCAGACCAGGGATGTCTTCTGGTTTCATCAGTCTTCTTGGAATACCAGCTTCTTTCTACAGAGAAAGAACTATAATTCTGTAACATGTTTGACCACCTGACTACCATAAGCCTGCCTAGCAGGGTAATGCACAGCATCTAAAACATAAATAATATCTCACTAATTTCCACTGTGAATTCGTGATATCTATCATAAACTCAAAGACAACAAAAAGATATCATTTCAGAAGTTGACATTGCATAATAAGAGGCATACCTGtgattttctaaaaaataattcacataTGGAGCTGATAAACCAAACTATCCCTAAAAGTCATTCCCTCTACAGAACAGAAACAACTGCCAAATCTATGTACCTAGCACCCAAGCAAGTTCCTCCAAAGCATGAACATAAAGAGAGGCTATTTAGATGAAAAACACCCAGCGAGAGAAAAAGCTAACCTTCTGAAAATCAATTCCTGAATAAACAATATGGCAGTTAGAAAGCTCTCTGATCTTCTCATCAATGGCCTGCAGAGAAGTAATACAGTGTAACTGTAAAAGAATGGTCGACTTATTGTAAATCATGAACTCTCTGCATCATGTTCATATTTGGGGCAGCCTTTAGCCTGTTACTTTACCTGCCTTTGACGCCGAATCATTGTAGCCAGATCAACGTATGGCAGCTTTTGGTCAATCTTACACTCCATCAATATTCCTCCGTCATAGTCTTTAATGTACCTAGAACCAGCAAACTGTTAAGCTCGAAATTGGCTAGGTAAAACCCCTAAAATAAGCTTTGATCAGATGGAACAAATCGTTTTTTAAAAGACATTGTGCTTAACAGGCTTACCCTTGCCATCTTTCTTTGTCCAAAGTGATCTCCTTTGTAAAACCCTACAGATTGCCAATAGGAGTCAGAGAAAAAGGCAAACAATTTTTTCCATACAATTTTTCACTAAGTACAAACCAATGATGTTTTGAACATTATACCTGAAGAGAAATTGATTGCAGATAAATTAAGATGCTAAAGTTCATTGATGTAATGATTATCAGAAATTGGGCACGATATTTACACAGAACCTTCAATTCAACCCAACTATACTCAACAACCTTCTAAAGGATCAAGATATCTTTTAGCATTTAATTATATCTATTTTGTGAGGTTAAGTCTTATGTCATACATGTCGTTTCAGAAGTATTTCAGTTAATAACACGTGCAAACaagaaattagaagaactaTATTATATACAAGTAAAAGGTCAGACAGCCATACCTGCTTTACAAAATAACCAACAGCATTGTTATCTGCATAGGTTAAGAAATGTGTGAGCCCATCAGCATCTCGTGCATGTTGCTTCAAATGATTCATTAACCTCGTTCCATATCCTTTAACTTGCTCATCAGCTGTAATAGCACAAAATGCTATTTCTCCAAACCTCTGGCTAtgatttccaaaagaaaaattAGCATAATAGCTTTTTGTGTACAATTAGGACACTATATTATGCAGCAAAAAACATCTGTAACATGTTGCACAACATTaatgatagaaaaaaaaactgcaggATAAAGCAAAAGTATACACATATACAAATACTCCATCCTACATTCTAACTTGTCAGCTGTTTCAAGACCATCAAACAGTGCATTCCATGAATGAGTGTGATTTTACAATGCAGTATCATAATTACAAGTGAATTGGTGTCAGTTGCCATTTGCTTTCAGATGTAAAGAATTATTGGATCTTCAAATAGAAGGAGAATGTCACATATGAAACATGAAGCATTGACCATTAAGCACAACAAAATATGCAATATCAACATAACAAATGCTAGCACTAAAGTGGTAGCATTACCTTGCATAAGGGCGATAAGTAATACCTCCCACGACAATATTGTTCCTGATAACCATCATTGACTTGTGAGTTCTGCAAAACACGAGATAAGAAGTTACTAACACCGAAGAAATTTTATCTTATTCACATTCCTACCCAGAAAAGATGCAAAGATTATGTGTAAATTGTAAACCATAGGCACATTACATTGGGCATTACCTATCCATGACAAGGCGCACAATGTATTCTTTGGGCATATTGGGAAGCTGCCGGGCGAAGATATTTTTCAAACCTACCAACCTGGGGAAGACACAGAAATCAATACTAGTGCTTTGCTGCCAATGCCAAAGAGAGTTCTGAGAAGTGCCACACACACCATATCATGTGTTCATCAACACCGTCATTAGAATAGCAGAGAAATTTAAGCCTTCCCGAGTCTTCCTGCAGAACAAATTCAACCATCTCAGCCACATTCCAATCAATACTATCAGATGGCATGGAAAAGTAaataaaatcaaataaaaagaagaagacttGACCTCACGCTTGAGGCCCTCCTCGCGGGCGCTGTACGCGCCACTGGTCTGGAGGTTATCAGTGAACAGCCCCTTGGGGTCCTCCTTACCGTCGCTGGCGGCCGCAGAGCCAGGCTCAGGCTTAGGCCCCGTTCCCGCTGCCGCTGCAGCAGCTGCGGCTGCGGCAGACACTGACGAGGAATCCGGCTtcgggggccggccggaggcggagccCCCACCCGGTGCGCCGTCGAGGCGCGCGGCAGTGAACGTGTGGAGCgagtcatcgtcgtcgtcgtcagagtGGGAGGAGGATGGGGATGACGGGTGGGACGGCGAGGAAGGTGCCGTGGAGGGGGACGACGGCGCGGTGGTGTCATCGTCCTCgtcggcggtggcgtcggagagcgacgacggcgggagcttccgcttccggtgggaggcaccgccgccggaggtggcgccggagtgggacggcgacggcgccgcgagGCCGTCCAtgcgggggaggggaggaggttcTAGAAGCTTCGGGGGGTTAGGGTTTTGGTGGAGATCTGGGAGCGGGAAGCTTCCGAGGCGTTCCGCTGATCGtggtgaggaagaggagaggagaacgATTCTGACTCTGGTTGTCTCACTGGCATGTGGGACCGCAGAGGATGAGCCGTCTCACTGCCTTTGGGCCCTTGAGTGTGGGGCTCTACCAAGCCTTCCGAGTTACGTCGACGGCATGCGAAAGCGGAAACGGAAAATACGTAAAGTTCTTCCTCCTCTTATGTCTTTTGTGTAATCTCTCGTAAAAATGGCAACGGGTAACCCGCGCGGATATACGAACCACAAACCCGCACCCGCGACAATATATCcgtgcccgcgcccgcgcccgctacCCGCCACGAGCAGCACTATGCGCCCGCACCCGCTATCCGCGGGCATATTTTGCCCGCGGACATGCCCGCATACCCGCCAGAAGTGACTGACCTGGGGGGATGGGGGCGGTGAGCTGGCGACGGGGGGAGCGAGGGCGCCGCCGCACCGAGCAGGGCGGGCGTCGGCCGGGACTCGGGAGGatgggcagcgggcggcggctgggactcggagggcgagcggcggccgggactcgggagggcgggcggcgggccgtCAGGATtcgggagggaggggcggagcgGAGGGCTGCGGCGCTGCGCCGCTACGCCTGCGGGCCTGCGCCTGGCGCCTACGGGACAGCAGGAGCGGGAGGCCGGTCGGGGGATTGGGGATTTGGGGTCTGGGGGCTGGGATGGCTGTGCGGCTGTGACTGTGAGTCACTCAGGAGTCAGGAGGTGAGGGAGGATAAGGATTAAGGAACCCTAGCAAATCTAGGCGgccaggcccacatgtcatGCGGATATGCGGGTATGCGGGCACGAGTAGTGTATTTTCATACCCGCAAAATTTTTACCCGCGGGTATAAAATAAAACCCGCACCCGTGCCCGTGGGTACAAAATGGTACCCGTATCCTCACCCTAACAGGTTTTTACCCGCGGGCACGCGGGTAATCTGTGCCCGTTGCCATCTTGAATCTCTCGGGGTAGATGCAGTCCTCAGCTTCCTGTCTCCATGTAGGGCTGAGCTAGATGCTGTTGCCACTTGAACATGCTGAAGCTTTAGAGCCAGATTATAAGCAGTTAAGCACTTTGAACATGTCTTTGAATGATGTTGTCATTCTGTATTGTTTTTCTACTCCCGAGTCAAAGTTGGTAGCCTGAAATTGGAATCTCTATCAAAAGGAGACCAACCTAGGAGAGACTAGGTGGATTTATATCAAGAGGAAATGAGCACCCAAACTTAGATGGTCTAGGCATGCATCCCAACCTCAATCAAATGGCTTCCTTGGAGCCTCTCTATCTAAAAACATGCCTAATTATTGGACCTATTTAATTAATCTTATATCTAGCGTGAATGATGGAGGTCGGATAATTTTTTCCTTAATCTAAAGAAAGTTCACCGGTGATCCATTGAAACAGTCCAACTTAGTAGGTGCCCTATCCTTTTCTCTCTTCACTGTAACTAACAACAGCAGAGACGATGAAGGATTTAAAGTAAAGCCCCACACCCGCAAACTGCTCAACTAGAGCATACACGGAAGGCCATTTTCTCCTGGTACCTTTGCTAAGATTCAAACTAAGACAGTGATGTATTTGGCCTTGATGTCAACTTTATGTTGGATTGTGTACCTAGTCTTGCCTGTCATTGAATCTTCTGGAAGTGCACAAGCAAGATTTGTTTGCAAGTTGTAGCCATTTTTTCAGTTGCTGCATTTTCAAAAGCATCAAGTTGGATGGACTTTTTACTACCAGATGGAAGATCAAAACGGTACTGAACTTAACATTTACCCCCTCCATCCTGAAATATATGATATTCTAGCAATTTTAAGACATATTAAGGATGTAAGCAAAAGATTAAAATATCCCTTACTAATGTCTTGTTTGGTTGTCAATTGGTGGATTTCAAACCCCGGCTGATTGTGGTGAAGCATGGTTTTAAACAATACCTTTGCATGATATTAACTTTAGGGTATGATTGGAACGAAAACATACATCTTTGCATGTCATTAATTtggtggaagaagaaaaaatttaGTGGATTAAATACACCTATAATGCCTTATATTTCAGGACAATGTTTTAATGCAAGAATATTCAGTTTTAGCTTTCTCCGATGATCCAGAAGCTGACATTCAGATGAGAGCAAAGTCCATTGAACATTCAGCATCAATTATTTtcagtttgaaaaaaaaaactaattttgCTGGAATCAGCCGGCCGGTTCTCCACTACAAAAAGCTCCCACCAAGCAGTGCGAACTGGTTCTCCACTACAAAAAGCTCCCACCAAGCAGTGCGAACTGGTTCTCCACTACAAAAAGCTACCAATGGGATCCTCAAAGCTCCTTGAGGCAGTTCTTCTTCCACTCGCTCTTCTGGCCCTCCATGCCCCAATGACCACAGCAGCAAACTCCAACCACTTCCGGGAGTACATCGGCGCCATCTTCAACGGAGTTCAGTTCAGCGACGTGCCCATCAACCCCAACGTTCAGTTCGACTACATCTTCGCCTTCGTCATCGACTACACCACCGCCACGCAGCCTCCTTCCCCGACGAACGGCCAGTTCAACATCTTCTGGCAGAACACAGTCCTCACACCCTCTGCGGTTGCTGCGATCAAGCAGAGCAACCCGAACGCGAGGGTCGCCGTCAGCCTCGGCGGCGCCACCGTGAACAGCAGCCCGGTGATCTTCAGCGTCACCTCCGTCGACTCGTGGGTCGAGAACGCCGTCTCTTCCCTGACCGGCATAATCCAGGAGTACAACCTGGACGGCATCGACATCGACTACGAGCAGTTCCAGGCCGACCCTGCCACCTTCTCCGAGTGCATCGGCCGCCTGGTGACGACGCtcaagaacaatggggtgaTCAAGTTCGCGTCAATTGCGCCGTTCGACGACTCCGATGTGCAGAGCCATTACCAGGCACTGTGGAGAAGTCATGGGAgcgtgatcgactacatcaacTTCCAGTTCTACGCATACGACTCAAGCACAACTGCAGATCAGTATGTCAACCACTTCAACGACCAGATCGCCAACTACCCCGGAGGCAACATCCTGGCCAGCTTCAGCACGGAGCCTACGGCAAACTTTGTGCCAGATACGGCGCTTAGCGCCTGCCAGACTCTGCAGTCACAGGGAAAGCTCTACGGTATCTTCGTCTGGGTTGCAGATTATTCCAAGAGCCAAGGATTCAAGTACGAAACACAAGCACAGGCACTGCTGGCCAACGCTAACGGCCAGTAGCTGGCTTCACTGTTTTGCAGCTAAGAGTTTTCTTCAAGAGTTCCGGCTGCAGAAGTATGGAATAAAATGCCGTAGCTTGTTGGAGCAAGAATGGAGAATAAAATCTCAATTGTAATGCAGCACTTCCTGTGATCTTCGTTAAGACAGGGCGTGTTCCATTCTGCAAGAATTTGCGTCTACTGACACATCGCTGCTCTGAATTTTGATTCATAGACTATGCTTCTTTTTATTATCTTTCCCTCTGTCAAAATTCTAGTTGCTACTTGCTAGGCTGTCCATTTGTTCAGAATCACTAATAATAGAACATTACTGGGGACTTTTTGGGTCCTttttggccttttttttttgccttgacctgatctgtttctttttttcgtGTCGGTGCCTTTGGCTACCGATGCTAATCTTTTGTCGGGTTCAATAGATAAAAATGAATGAAATTTCACTGAACTATAGAAAtctatttcattttctttaaacTTCACCAATATATGCATGGGGTGGGGGGCGGGGTGCGATAGATTTGTCCCTGAGCCTGTGAGGCCATACCAGACGGACCCAGCTAGTTTCGTTCGATAGCTACAACATGAACAACAAGGCCTTTAGCCACCCACTTCAAGTTGACGTAGGCTAAATTAAACCAGCTTTCATGTAGTGGATGCAACCTTTTCTGAGGGCCCTCTTCAGGTAAGTGTTCCTTGTGCCAATCAGTAGCCGCTACATCAGATTTCCACTGAACCCGTATATATCTTCACATATCTCCATAGAAACGCACTATTTGTCTCAATAATGCTGTCATGTCCTTTTCAATGTATGTCTTCCCATGTGCAGTCAAAGTTGGTAGCCTGAAGCCAGAATATCCATCCAAATACTCTTATATATTGGTTCATGCATGGGTAATCCTTTGAACCAGTCTAGCATAGCAGCTGTCCATTCATTTTCTCCTGTCACTGTAACTAATAATAGCAGAGAAAGCGAAGGTTTAGCCCCACATGGCCACATCCACGAAAATGACTAAATCAAACCTTTTCCTTGGTACCTTTGCTAAA encodes the following:
- the LOC101785639 gene encoding chitinase 2; amino-acid sequence: MGSSKLLEAVLLPLALLALHAPMTTAANSNHFREYIGAIFNGVQFSDVPINPNVQFDYIFAFVIDYTTATQPPSPTNGQFNIFWQNTVLTPSAVAAIKQSNPNARVAVSLGGATVNSSPVIFSVTSVDSWVENAVSSLTGIIQEYNLDGIDIDYEQFQADPATFSECIGRLVTTLKNNGVIKFASIAPFDDSDVQSHYQALWRSHGSVIDYINFQFYAYDSSTTADQYVNHFNDQIANYPGGNILASFSTEPTANFVPDTALSACQTLQSQGKLYGIFVWVADYSKSQGFKYETQAQALLANANGQ
- the LOC101784841 gene encoding histone acetyltransferase GCN5; its protein translation is MDGLAAPSPSHSGATSGGGASHRKRKLPPSSLSDATADEDDDTTAPSSPSTAPSSPSHPSSPSSSHSDDDDDDSLHTFTAARLDGAPGGGSASGRPPKPDSSSVSAAAAAAAAAAGTGPKPEPGSAAASDGKEDPKGLFTDNLQTSGAYSAREEGLKREEDSGRLKFLCYSNDGVDEHMIWLVGLKNIFARQLPNMPKEYIVRLVMDRTHKSMMVIRNNIVVGGITYRPYASQRFGEIAFCAITADEQVKGYGTRLMNHLKQHARDADGLTHFLTYADNNAVGYFVKQGFTKEITLDKERWQGYIKDYDGGILMECKIDQKLPYVDLATMIRRQRQAIDEKIRELSNCHIVYSGIDFQKKEAGIPRRLMKPEDIPGLREAGWTPDQWGHSKSRSAFSPDYNTYRQQLTSLMRILLKSMNEHPDAWPFKEPVDSRDVPDYYDIIKDPIDLRTMSRRVESEQYYVTLEMFVADMKRMFNNARTYNSPDTIYYKCATRLENFFSGKIASQLAQASTKS